Genomic segment of Deltaproteobacteria bacterium:
GCACGTCGTCGGCGTCGATGACCTGCGGGCGCAGGTCCCAGAGCGACGCCGCCTCGACCATGGGCACGCCGTCGATCAGGTTCGCCCGCGCCATGCTCCAGAGCGAGAGCAGCGGCGCCTGCGGATTGACCAGCACCAGCTCGCCCGGCGCGACCAGGCGATAGAGCACCGAGCCCAGCACCTTCCCGACCGATCGCGGAAACCCGCCCGCCACCACGAGCCGCGCGTCGCGCAGCGCCACGCGGTGCTCCCCGAGCTGCAGGAGCGCGTAGAGTCCGGCCTCGTCGCGCGTCGACACGAGCAGCAGGTGCGCTTCGGCGATCGCGTCGAAGTTGCTGGCGATCAGCCGTTGCAGATAGTGCTCGCGGAAATAGCGCGACTCGAAGCTCGCCGAGAGGAACACGACGCTGATCGACCGCTCGCGCGCGTCGGCCACGATACGCTCGATGATCGCCGGGGCCACCGGCACGTCGGTGATCAGGACGACCGACGCGACCGGTTTCTCGGCGTAGAACGCGTAGGTCTTCACGCGCTCGGTCTCGAGGTTCGCCTCGCGGACGCGGTTGATCGTGGTCGTCGGCGGCTCCGCCTCCTGCGCGAGCAACGCTTGCCGCGTCACCTGATGGATCAGCATGTCGTACCGGAAGCCGAGCTTCGCGGTGTGCTCGATGAGCGGCAGGTCGCCGTAATAGAGCGCGAGATGGTTCGCCGGCAGCGTCGCGTAGTGCCCGTTGGCGGGATCGAACGGCAGCCACCGGCCCCCGAGCCACGCTTCGACCCACGAGATCGTCGCGCGCTTGCGAGCCCCGTCCTCGAGGCGCAGGCCGCCGACGAGCCGCGCCGGGATGCCGGCGGCGCGAAAGAGCGCGACGAGCAGCCGGGCGCGTCCGCTCGGGCTGCCGCGCTCGCCATTCAGCACCGAGACCGCGTCGTCGGGCGCGTCCCGGCTCTCGCTCCGGAGAAAGGAGGCCGCGTACTGGAAGAGCGACCACGTCGTCTCGTCGACGCGCCCGGCGTCGCGCGTCAGCGCCGCGACGCGCCGGACGATCGCCGGGTCGGTCGACTGCACGCGCTCGCTCGGCCGCAGGTGCATCGGGTCGGGAGGCGGCGGGTTGTCCGCGAGCGCCAGGCGCGGCACGTCGTACCAGACGTCGGTCGTGCGCGCGGTGTAGCTGTACGCGATGGCGCCCTTCTGCGGCTTCACCGCCGCCGCCTCCCAGCCGACCCACTGGTTCGGGGGCTCGGCGTCCTCACGGAAACGAAAGGCGCTCGGGCGCACCGTGCGGCCGAGGATCGCCTGCCGGCCGTCCGACACCGGGACCAGCATACGCACCGACGCGACGTCATCGGTCGGATCGACGTCCATCGACACCGTAACGGTCCAGTATTGGATCGTCGGCTTGCGGGGGCGGACGCGCGCCTCGTCCGCCGGACTGAAGATGCGACCGTCCGCCGCCGGCGTCGGCGCGGCGCTCGGCTCGGCCTGCGGACGCTCCGCCCACGCGAGAAGCGCCGCGAGCACGAGGACGCCCCGGGCAAGGAACGGCCCCGCGCGCCGGATGATCTCCGCCCCGCGCCCCATCGTCACCGCGCGAGGTCGAGCATCGGCCCGAGGACGCGCGCCGGCGCGAAGTACTCGAGCGCGAGCGCGCGCGCGGCCCGGCAATGCCGCGACGGATCGGACGCGATCGCGGCGAACGCGGCGCGCGCGTCGTCCGCCGTCCGGAAGGCGAAGAGCCCCTCCCCGACCGGCAGGTGAACGTCGAAGCCGGTGTCCTGGTTCACGACCGGCCGTCCGGCCGCGAGGTAGCAGGCGCTGCGGTCGCTGAACCACCCGCTCCGCAGGCGCACGTTGACGTCCTTCGCGACCGTGAACTCTCCGCGCGATCCGCGGACGAACGCGCGATAGACCTCCGGGTCGCTCGACACGGCGAGCGGGTCCACCACCTCCCATCCGGCCGCGAGGAGTCGCGCGAGGTCGTCCGGCCGGTTGGCGACGTCCATCGCCACCCGGAAGCGCTCGCCGGTCGCGCCCGGCAGGTCGAGGAACCCGAACCACTCGGTCCGCTTCCGCCACGCGAAGGTCTCGCCCTCGAACGTCACGTCGCGCCCCGTCGCGTCCCACTTCCCGATCGTCGTGAACGCGGCGGCCGGATCCATCGGCAAGGGCTCCCACAGCTCGGCGACGATCGGCTGGCGGATGGGCCGCCAGCGCACCCCGCCGGTCGGGACGCGGCACGCCGCCGTCCCGATGTTCTCGCCGAGCGTGAAGTGCGCGTCGTGCTCGGCCACCACGGCCGCGAGTCCGGCGTCGCCCCCGGCGAGGCGGAGCTGTGCATAGGCCGGGTCGAGGTCGACGTACGCCGCAACGGCCCGCGGCCGCCGGGCGCGCGGCACCCGGTTCACGCCCGCCACGTTCACGAACACGTCGGCCTCCGCGAGCGCGGCGCGCGTCCGTGCCTCGCCGGCCCCGTGCCAGCGGTCGGCGCCGGCGTCCCAGAATCCCCACGCATCGCCGAAGCCGTGCGCGCCGAAGAACGTCGCGGCCGCGCGCACGCCGTGGTCGTAGTCCCCGCTCCGCATGCCGTCCGCGCCCGGCACGTAGGCGTCGGCGTAGTACGCGGTGTCCTCGTAGAAGAAGACGTCGCATCCGAGCGTCCGAAAGCCGGCGAGGAAGTGCAGCGCCTGCCACGCGTAACCGCCGAGCGGATAGCGGACGAAGTACCCCGCGACCACGACGCGCGGCGCGCTCACGCGCACCCCGCGTCCGCGAGCAGGCGCCCGAGGACGCGCTCGGCGCCGAACGCCTCGGCCGCGACGGCGCGCGCCGCCGCGCAGCGCCGCGCGTAGCCCTCGCGCACGCTCCCGAGCGCCGCTGCCGCGTCGGCGAGATCGGCGAAGGGCAGGATCGCCTCGCCGAGCGGATAGTGCGGCGCGAGCCCGGTGTCCTGCACGATTACCGGCCGGCCGAGCGCCAGGTACGCCGTCGAGCGCGAGCTGAACCACCCGCTGCGGGTGGCGACGTACGCCTCCTTGGCGACGCTCAGCTCGCCGCACGAGGCCGCGAGGTACGCGCGGTACGCGGCCGGAGTCGCCGACGCCTCACGCGCGTCGCGCAGGCACCAGCCGGCCGCCGCGAGCCGCGCGCGCGGCGCCGCGCCCGCGAGCGCCACCTCGAGGCGCTCCGACGTCCGTTCCGGCAACGCCAGAATCTTCGCGAACTCGACGTCCTTCCCTCCGTACACCCGCCCGTCGATCACCGGCGGCGTCACGTCGATCTTCCACGACATCACGGTCGTGAAGGCGCCGTGGTCCGGCGGCGCCGACGCCGGCCAGTCGTCGAGCACGATCGGCGGCCGCGTCGGATGCCAGGAGAGTTCGACGGTCGGGATCGCGCAATCCGGCGCGCCGAGATTCGCGGCGTAGGAGAAGAAGACGTCGTGCGACCGGATCATCGCCGCCGACTCGCGCACCGCCGCGGCCGCATCGCCGGTCGTCGCGGCGGCGAGCTTCGCCTGGCTGTAGCACGGGTCGGTGTCGACATAGGCGTGGACGCCGCGGCCGCGGTACTCGTCCCGCAGCCAGCCGCTCCCGGACACGTTCAGGAAGAGATCCGCCTCGCGGCACCGGCGCACGAGCGCCTCCGCGCCGAGCCCGTGCACGACGCCGCACGGGTCGCGAAACGCCCAGGCGACGCCGTCACCCGCGGCGCCCATGGCGCGCGACAAGTAGCCGACGTTCTCCTCGCAGGCGTCGGTGAACGTCTCGCGACGCGGCGAGTACACCCACTGACCGGTATCCTCGAGGTAGGTCACGTGGTGCCCGAGCGCCACGAGGCCGTGCACGTACTGCAGGTAGTCCCACGTCACGCCTCCCACCGGATAGGTGGCGATGAGACCGGTGACCACGATGCGCACGGCGCGCACTGTAGCGCCAGACGCCCGGACGGTCACGAGGGGCGGCGCCACCGCGCTCAGCGGAGCCCGGCGGCGCCGAGCATCGCGCCGATCACCTTGTCGGCCGCGAAATGCTCCTCGGCGATGGCGCGCGCCGCGCGCGCGTGCCGTGGCCAGTCGGCGACCACCGCGCGCACCGCGGCGACCGCCTCCTCCGGCGTCGCGAACGCGAGGAGGCCTTCGCCGCTCGGGATGCGCTCGCTGAAGCCCGTCTCCTGCGTCACGACGGGCCGGCCGGCGGCGAGGAAGCAGACGCTGCGATCGCTGAACCATCCGCTGCGCGGCCGGACGTAGATGTCCTTCGCGACCGTGAACTCCCCGCGCGACGCCTCGACGTACGCGCGATACGCCTCGATGTCCGCCGAGATCGGCCGGGGATCGACGAGCGACCAGCCGCGCCCCGCGAGCTCGGCTCGCACGCGGTCGTCACCCGGGTCCATCGCCAGCTCGAACGGCACGCCGCTCGCGCGCGGCACGTCGATCATGGCGAGGAAGTTGAGGTGCTTCGACCAGCGATAGGTCTCGCCGCGGAACACCACGTTCTTCCCCTTGTTCTCCCAGGTGGCGACGCTGGTGAACGCCCGTCCTTCCGGCGCGGGCCGCCAGAGCGCGGGAACGACCGGCGGACGCGTCGCGATCCAGGTGAAGCGTTCCGCCGGCACCCGGCAGGAGGGCGTCCCGAGGAGCTCGCCGTAGGTGAAGAGCACGTCGTGCGAGGCGAGGAACCTCATGCTGTCCTCCTCGCCGTTCGCCACGCGCATCTGCTCGTACATCGGATCGGTCTCGACGTAGCAGATCTTCGCGCCCTGCCGGTGCTCGTCGCGGAGCTCGGTCGCGCCGCAGAGGTTGAAGATGGCGTCGGCGCTTCGATAGAGGGCGCACACGGCGGCGTGATCGCGGCCGTGCCAGCGGTCCGCGAGCCCGTCCCAGTAGGCCCAGCGGTCGGCGAAGTCGAAGCGCCGCATGACGTCGGCCAGGTAGGCCACGTTGGCGTCGGCCGCGACCCCGAGGCCGCCGCTTCCCGGGTCGTAGGGCGGCGCGCCCGAGTCCTCGACGTAGTACACGTCGCAGCCGAGCGCGCGCAGGCCGACGAGATAGTGGATCGCCTGCCAGGCGACGCCGGCGAGCGGATACTGCCCGGCGATGCCGAGCACCACGACGCGCGGACCGCTCACGCCGGCTCCGCCCCCTCCCGGCGGCCGAACTGCGCTTCGTAGAGACGCGTGAACGCGCCGCCGCGCGCCACGAGCTCGTCGAAGGTCCCCTGCTCGGCCACCGTTCCTTCACGCAGCACGACGACCCGATCCGCGTGCCGGATCGTCGAGAGCCGGTGCGCGATCACGAACGTGGTCCGGCCGCGCATCAGCTCGCGGAGCGCGGCGATGATGAGCGCTTCGGTCTCCGTGTCGAGCGCCGACGTCGGCTCGTCGAGGATGAGGATCGGCGCGTCGCGAACGATCGCGCGCGCGATCGTCACCCGCTGCTGCTCGCCGCCCGAGAGCGTCGCGCCCTGCTCGCCGACGGGCGTCGACAGCCCCTGCGGTAGTCGCGCCAGGAGCCCGTCGAGCTGGGCGAGCCGCGCCGCCCGCGCGATCTCGAGCTCGGTCGCTTGCGGCCTGCCGTACGCGATGTTCTCGCGCAGCGTCGTCGGAAAAACGAGCGCCGGCTGCAGCACCATCGCGATCCGGCTCCGCAGATCCCGCAGGCGGTACTCGCGGAGGTCCACGCCGTCGAGCAGCACGCGCCCTTCCACCGGATCGTAGAAGCGGCCGACGAGGCTCACGAGCGTGCTCTTGCCGACGCCCGTCGGCCCGACGATCGCGACCACCTGCCCCGCCTCCGCCACGAAATCGACGTCGCGCAGCACCGGGCGGTCGGCGGCATACGCGAAGTGCACGCGCTCGAAGCGGACCTCTCCGCGCGGGACGGTCGCGAAGGTCCGCGCGCCGTCGCGGAGGTCCGGCGCCGTCGCGAGGATCTCGAGCGCCCGCGCGGCGCCGGCCCGCGCGCCGTGGACCATGCCGATCGTCTGACTGATGCTGTTGATGGGCGCGTAGAGCGAGGCGAGGTACGTCGTGAAGACGAGGACCTGACCGATCGTGAGGGTTCCGCTCAGGACCTTGGTCGCGCCCACCCAGAGTACGAGCGCGGTCCCGACGGCGATGATCACGTTGATCGCGCCCGAGTAGAACGTCTGCATCATGTACATGCGAAGATTGGCGCGCAGACTCTCGGTGCTCGACGCCGCGAACTGCCGCGCTTCCTCCTCCTCGGTGGTGAACGCCTGGATCACGCGGATCGCCGCGATCCCGCGCTGCGTCACGGTGTAGAGCCGGCTCTCCTTCTGGCGCGCCTCGGTCGCAATCGCGTTGATCCGGCGGCCGAGGATCGTGATGCCGAGGAAGATCACCGGGCAGATCGCGAGCGCGACGGCCGTCAGGAGTCCGTCCATGCGCCCCATCACGACGACCATTCCGCCGAACAACACGAGCGACGTGATGATGGGGAACACCCCGTTCATGCTGAGCGTCTGGATGGCGAACGTGTCGGCGGTCACGCGATAGAGGAGGTCGCCGACGTCGCGGCTGGTGTGGAACTTGAGCGAGAGCCGCTGCAGGTGCTGGTAGAGATCGAGACGGAAGTCGTTGACCATCCCCTGCCCGATCGTGATCGTCGTCGCGTTGTTGAGCGTACCGAGCGCGGCGAGCGCGACGTACAGCAGGACGAGGCCGAGGCAGGCGGCGAGCAGGAGCTGCATCGGTCCGAGGCCGGCGGCCGGTCCCCAGGCGATCGGCGCGCCCGTCAGCACGTTGTCGACGACGATCTTGAGGGGCCAGGGCTTCAGAAGCTCGCACGCGCCGATCAACACGACTTGCGCCAGGGCGAACAGGAAGGCCGCGCGGCGCGGGCGAAGGTAGTGCGCGACGGCGCGCAGCAGCGGGAAGCGGGGAGCGCGCGCGGCGCCCCCCGTCGCGGCCGCGGAGCTCAGAAACCCGCCTCCATCGGCCCGAGCCCGATCTGCTGCGCCACGATCTCGAGCACCTGGTACATCGTCCGGCCGAGCCGGACGGCTTGATAGAAGATCGAGCCGGCCACGAGGGCGGCGAGCACCAGCGCGACCGTCAGCAGCTCCGGCACGAACAGGTACGCGCCGATCGCCACGAGCCCACCGGCGCACCAGAGCGCCAGCTTCGCCGCGCGCGACGTCTTGATCGCGCAGCGCACGTTGAAGAGCCGCTTCGTCCCGCCGTGGTTCTCGACCGCGACCCGCAGCTGCGACTTGGTCGCGATGCCCCGGCGGATCTCGAGGTCCCAGTCGCTCCAGCCGAGATCGTGCGCGATGAGGTACTTGCGCGGCAGCAGGAACCGGATCACCCCCTCGAGGAGCTCCTCTTTCTCCTGGCCGCCCTCGCTCCAGTAGCGCAGGAAGAACTCGCGGCCGAGCCAGCGGATGCGCGGCGCCTGGCGCATCTCGGCGAAGCGGATGCGCTCGACGTCGGTCAGCCCCTTCACGCGCCAGCGGTAGCGCTCGTAGCTGCGCAGGAGGGGCCCGAGGTAGATCAGCATGGCGACGAGCAGCCGGCCGCGCCAATGGTCGAAGCGCGGGTCGATGCGGGCGTTGCGGGCGCTCGCGGCGGCGGACACGAGCGTGATCGCGAGGGGCAGCGCGGCGAGCGTCAGGTACTTGCCGGCGGCGAGCGCCGCGATCAGCAGCACCGCGGCGACGGCGTTCCACTCCAACGTGAACGGCAGGAAGGCGAAGATCGACGACGGCGGCTCGTAGAGCGTCTGGAAGAGCCCGCGTCCGAACGTCCCCGAGTAGATCACCGGCCGGCGCGAGAAGAGCGAGGTCGTGAACTCGCCGTAGATCCGCCCGAGCCAACGCGACTGCCCGAGCATGTTGAAGCGATACGGATGCTTGAAATACAGCAGCGCCTCGGCCTTCCCGTAGCCGCGCTGTTGACTGAA
This window contains:
- a CDS encoding transglutaminase domain-containing protein — its product is MDVDPTDDVASVRMLVPVSDGRQAILGRTVRPSAFRFREDAEPPNQWVGWEAAAVKPQKGAIAYSYTARTTDVWYDVPRLALADNPPPPDPMHLRPSERVQSTDPAIVRRVAALTRDAGRVDETTWSLFQYAASFLRSESRDAPDDAVSVLNGERGSPSGRARLLVALFRAAGIPARLVGGLRLEDGARKRATISWVEAWLGGRWLPFDPANGHYATLPANHLALYYGDLPLIEHTAKLGFRYDMLIHQVTRQALLAQEAEPPTTTINRVREANLETERVKTYAFYAEKPVASVVLITDVPVAPAIIERIVADARERSISVVFLSASFESRYFREHYLQRLIASNFDAIAEAHLLLVSTRDEAGLYALLQLGEHRVALRDARLVVAGGFPRSVGKVLGSVLYRLVAPGELVLVNPQAPLLSLWSMARANLIDGVPMVEAASLWDLRPQVIDADDV
- a CDS encoding glycosyltransferase family 1 protein, translating into MRIVVTGLIATYPVGGVTWDYLQYVHGLVALGHHVTYLEDTGQWVYSPRRETFTDACEENVGYLSRAMGAAGDGVAWAFRDPCGVVHGLGAEALVRRCREADLFLNVSGSGWLRDEYRGRGVHAYVDTDPCYSQAKLAAATTGDAAAAVRESAAMIRSHDVFFSYAANLGAPDCAIPTVELSWHPTRPPIVLDDWPASAPPDHGAFTTVMSWKIDVTPPVIDGRVYGGKDVEFAKILALPERTSERLEVALAGAAPRARLAAAGWCLRDAREASATPAAYRAYLAASCGELSVAKEAYVATRSGWFSSRSTAYLALGRPVIVQDTGLAPHYPLGEAILPFADLADAAAALGSVREGYARRCAAARAVAAEAFGAERVLGRLLADAGCA
- a CDS encoding ABC transporter ATP-binding protein codes for the protein MLRAVAHYLRPRRAAFLFALAQVVLIGACELLKPWPLKIVVDNVLTGAPIAWGPAAGLGPMQLLLAACLGLVLLYVALAALGTLNNATTITIGQGMVNDFRLDLYQHLQRLSLKFHTSRDVGDLLYRVTADTFAIQTLSMNGVFPIITSLVLFGGMVVVMGRMDGLLTAVALAICPVIFLGITILGRRINAIATEARQKESRLYTVTQRGIAAIRVIQAFTTEEEEARQFAASSTESLRANLRMYMMQTFYSGAINVIIAVGTALVLWVGATKVLSGTLTIGQVLVFTTYLASLYAPINSISQTIGMVHGARAGAARALEILATAPDLRDGARTFATVPRGEVRFERVHFAYAADRPVLRDVDFVAEAGQVVAIVGPTGVGKSTLVSLVGRFYDPVEGRVLLDGVDLREYRLRDLRSRIAMVLQPALVFPTTLRENIAYGRPQATELEIARAARLAQLDGLLARLPQGLSTPVGEQGATLSGGEQQRVTIARAIVRDAPILILDEPTSALDTETEALIIAALRELMRGRTTFVIAHRLSTIRHADRVVVLREGTVAEQGTFDELVARGGAFTRLYEAQFGRREGAEPA